One Stenotrophomonas sp. SAU14A_NAIMI4_5 DNA segment encodes these proteins:
- a CDS encoding DUF6622 family protein, whose amino-acid sequence MNLLLPILSHTPIWVWVILAYLITRGVAAMRPGQTSLRRLAIVPALFTVWGIWSISHRYGGSLVAWSEWLAGICAGAMLGWVLLRRATLTVNEATGRLWRSADYSLLPLLLVTFLVKYGFEVALAVSPALSANGNFSAAYLLLSGGFTGIFVGKYVRYLSVLRKGIPSNLGPVH is encoded by the coding sequence GTGAACCTGCTGCTGCCCATCCTCTCGCACACCCCGATCTGGGTCTGGGTGATCCTGGCGTACCTCATCACCCGCGGCGTCGCGGCCATGCGGCCAGGACAGACCTCGCTGCGGCGGCTGGCGATCGTGCCGGCGCTGTTCACGGTGTGGGGCATCTGGTCGATCAGCCACCGCTACGGCGGTTCGCTGGTGGCGTGGAGCGAGTGGCTCGCCGGCATCTGCGCGGGCGCGATGCTGGGCTGGGTGCTGCTGCGGCGGGCGACGCTGACGGTGAATGAAGCGACGGGCCGTTTGTGGCGCAGCGCGGATTACAGCCTGCTGCCGCTGCTGCTGGTCACGTTCCTGGTGAAGTACGGGTTCGAGGTGGCGCTTGCGGTGTCGCCTGCGCTGAGTGCCAATGGAAACTTCAGTGCTGCGTATCTGCTGCTGTCCGGTGGGTTCACCGGCATCTTTGTTGGCAAGTACGTGCGGTATCTGTCGGTGCTGCGCAAGGGCATTCCCAGCAATCTGGGCCCGGTGCATTGA